CTGTAATATCTTTTGGAATATCAACATGAACTGGTCCTGGCCTTCCAGTACTAGCTATATGAAATGCTTCTTTAATAATTCTTGGTAAATCTTCAAGTTTATTAACTAAATAGTTATGTTTAGTACAAGGTCTAGAAATTCCAACTGCATCAATTTCTTGAAAACCATCAGTACCGATAATTGTAGTTGGTACTTGCCCTGTAATTACAACCAAAGGAATAGAATCCATATAAGCATCAGCTAATCCAGTAACTGCATTTGTAAATCCAGGTCCAGATGTAACTATAGATACACCTACTTTTCCTGTTGCTTTTGCATATCCTTCAGCTGCGTGAATAGCTGCTTGTTCATGTCTAGTCAATATATGTTCAAAATGTGTTTGTTTATAAATTTCATCGTAGACATTCATAATAGCGCCACCAGGGTAACCGAATACAACTTCTACCCCTTCATTTTTTAATGATTCTGTTACCATTTTTGCGCCTGTCATTTTCATTATAATATTCTCCGTTGTAAAATAGGTATTTATTTTACAAAAATTTAGTTTAATACATCTTTAAAGCGCACTTCCTAGGACTTTTGTGTTTAATGGCAAATTTATTATTTTTCTAATATAATTTACAATAATTGAAGGAGTCTTAAAGTGGATGTAAATAATCTTGCTAGTGTAAGTAATGTTGCTGTAAATAATGTACCCAAACAATATGTTGATAAAGCACGATTTAATGGTTCAGTTAATGCAGTTGATAATGAAGATGCATTAAAAGTATCTATCCATGAAGTTTATAATAAAAAAAGAGATGAATTATCCCATTCACTTAGAAACCTAAATGAAGGTATCGCAATTACACAAATTTCTATGAACTCCCTTTCAAAACAACAAGACAACTTAAAAAATATTGGAAATGCCTTAGTAAAATTAGATAGTAGTGGAGATTACGAAAATAAAAGATTTGAAACAGCAGAAGAGATTTCAAATCAACTAAACAACTATAATCAAGAAGCAGAAAAGGCAAAATTTAATAAAAAACTGCTTTTAGATGACCAATATGGTGATGAAATAATAAATGTAGTTACTCAAGAAAAAGATTTTAAAATAACTGGTGTAAATACAAAAGAAATATCTCAGACTTTCGTTAATAGTTTACAATCTAATACTTTGTCTTCAAGTGAAGATGTAAATACTGCCTTGGAAAATTTAGATGAAGCTTTAAAAAAAAGTGAAACATTTACAAACAATTTTTCAAAAATGAATAGTGAAATGAAACAAGTTGCCAGAGGAACATTAAATGAACAAATAAATTTACTAAAAGAAAATAGTAAATTAAAAGATTTAAGTTTTGGCTCTGATTTTAATAACTTTTCAAAAACAAATATAACGAGCCAATTAGGTAATTTAGCGGCATCACAAGCACATATTATTCAAGAGCAAACTTCAAAATTACTTGGCTAATTTTAAAGCATAATCTATTGCTACACCTTCTCTTAATCCATCATCAAATACTATTGACTTATCTTTGTTTAATATAGTGTAAAACAGTTTAAAAATAAATACTCCAGACTCAATAAAATCAGTTCTTCCACCACCAACTAAATCAAGTATTTCTTCTTTTGATAAGGTTCTAAATTTATGTAAAAAGTCTTCAATTTCATTAAGAGTTAATTGGGTTCCATTTATAAGGTTTCTATCATAGTTATTAAAATTCAATCCCAATTTAACTGCAGCAATAGTTGTAGGTGTTCCAGCTGTGGCCACAAAATTAAACTTATCTAAATCAATATTTAAACTTTTGATAAAAAGAGAAATTTCTTTTTTTCTTCCATCTAATTCCTTTAATAAACCATTTTGATTATTTTTATATTTTTGAGATAAAGTTACAATTCCAATATCAAAACTTTTTGCAAAATATTCATGCCCATTATTGATAATCAATTCTGTAGAACCACCACCAATATCAATTAAAGCAAAATGTTCAGACTCTTTTTTTTCTCTTTTTAAAGCATATTTAACGGCCAAAAGAGTCAATCTTGCCTCTTCTTCACCATTTATTATTTTAAAATCAAGACCACATTCATCTTTAAATCTTTTTAATACTTCTTTTGAATTATTTGCCATTCTCATAGCCGCAGTTGTCACACAAATAGCATCTTTTGGATTAAATTTGAGCTTTTCAATTGATCTTTTAACAGCTTCTATTACCCTATCTTGAGCTTCAATTGAGATTTGTTTAGTATCAATTAGTCCATCAGCCATGCCTACAACTTCTTGATACTCATCTATTATTTTATGATTTAAACCATCATAAAGTAAGGTTCTAAAAGAATTAGAACCTAAATCTACGGATATGACATTTCTCATTAAGGATGTGGAATTTTAATTTTTGAATTAAGTAAATACCCTATAACAATCATAGATATTAAAACTACAGTTTCAGGTAAGATTCCTGTTAACCAAATAAGATACACCACAAAAAGCATGATAGCCCCAAGAGGTGTAGGAATACCTGTAAAGTATTTTTCTACTTGCCCTTCTTGTGCATCTATATTAAATTTTATCAATCTTCTAAGCCCTGAAATTATGTAATATACAAAAGTAAATAATACTAGTACTGTATTTAATTCTAACTCTTTACCATCAATTATTGCAAAATAAATAAACATACTAGGAACAATAACAAAAGATAAAAAATCAGCATATGAATCAAGTTGTATTCCAAACTCTGTTGATAAGTTGTATTTTCTTGCAATTTTCCCATCAACTATATCAAAAGCACCTGCTACCCATGCAAAAAGCGCCGCACCAAAAAACTGTCCATGTGTAATAAAATATATTGCTAATATACCAGCACCTATATTAAAAAATGTAGCTAAATTAGCTAAATTAAAATGATTATATTTATTAAATAAAAAACCCAAAATTTTCCTTTATATTGTATATTGGTTTCTACCATTTTGTTTAGATTTATATAACTTTTCATCAGCAAGTTTATACAATCTATTTGTAGATACATTTGAACCTGGTTCATAAATAACAGCTCCAATAGATACTGTTACATATTTATTTGCTTTACTCTCTTTGTGTTCTATTTTCAAAAACTCAACTAACTTTAAAATTGCTGCTAAACAATTTTCTAAAATCTCTTTGTCCACATCAAATAATATGGCACCAAACTCTTCTCCACCTAGCCTAAAAACATACTCATACTCTTTGTTAAAGTACTTTTTCAATTCATTTGCAACTGCTTTTAGAGTTTTATCTCCCATATCATGACCGTAAGTATCATTATATTGTTTGAAGAAATCAATATCAAACATTATAAAAGCTGTTTGCCATTTGTTTGAATTTGATACAACCGGAATACTATCAAATATTGTATCAAAATACCCCCTATTATATAACATTGTCATAGAATCTGTTATAGATTCTATTTTATATTTTTTATTTAATATTGTTAGATGGTTATCTTTTTTAATAATACTATATGTTAGATAAATAAAAATAGCAAAAGAGAAAATAACTAAAGCAACAATATTATAAAAAAGTAATTTTTTCATATTTTCATATCTATTTAAAAACTCTTTTCTTTGTTTTCTAGCATTATTTATCTCATATTCAATTAAAAAATTTATTTTTTGAATCATAATTGTATATTTCATACTATTTTTATCCATAAATGAAACTTTTATATCTTCATCTATAGAGTCAACAACTTTTCTCTCTTGTATGGTTTTATAAGCTTTAAAATAGGCATTCCAATTTGATTGAATTATTCTTTGACTTTTTTTGATTGAACAAAGTTTTTCTCTATTTTGAAGACATATAATCATGTCTTTGTAGCTTGAAGATATGTTTTGAAGATTTGTAACAGGAATAAAATTGCCAAAATATATTTTATCTATTTGTTTTTTTAAGTTTTCAATTTGTGAGTTGAATATAAAACTAGCTGTAACAAGCATCATTATTATAGTTATTAACAATAATACCAATTTAAAACTAACTGAGTCAAAAATACGTTTTTTCATTATTTCTATTATATAAAAATAATTATTAAACCAAGTAAAAATTATATTTGCTTTTTATTAGAAAATTTAGATAAAATTAACTATATCCTTTGAAAGGACACATTATGGAAATAAATAGCAATCTTAATGCAATGAGATTAGAAGAACTCAAACTCAATGATTCTGCTAAAAATATTGCAAATCCAAAAACATATGCAAATCCAAGCAATGAAGAAGTTACACAAGAAGTAACTCCTGATCTAATAAAGTCTATTACAGAGCAAATACCTATTCCTATAGCATATCAAGCAAATGCTAATAGTATAAAAGTACAAAATGAAGTTTTTGCATCAACAATAAATATAAAAGCATGAATTCATGGAGAAAATAAAAGTAGTTTGTTCTTTTTGTAATAGTGTAAATTCTATTCCCAAAAAAGATAGTTATAAAGTAGCCAATTGTGGTAAATGTAAAGAATCACTTCTAAATACAAAACCACTTAATTTAAATGATTCAAACTTTGATTTACAAATTGTAAATTCAGATATTCCTGTAGTTGTAGATTTTTGGGCACCCTGGTGTGGACCTTGTAAAATGTTTGCACCTACATTTGAAGAGATTAGTGCAAAATATCCCTTAAAAGCAAAATTTGCAAAAGTAAATACAGAAGTTGAGCAAAACTTAGGCTCAAAATATCAAATACGCTCAATTCCCACTTTAATTATCTACAAAGCAGGAAAAGAGATACAAAGAGTATCCGGAGCATTGGATTCTACAAGATTAGATATGCTAATTAATAAATATATTTAATCTAATAACTCTTTATCAAAGAAAGTTGAAGTTTGAATATTTTTGAATGCTGCTTTCATAGAAACAAACATTTGAGGATTTTCTTCTTCCATTTTTTCTAATAACTCTTTTGTTGAAGCTCTTGCATGTGGCATTTTAATATCAAATCTCATAGCAGGACAAGCTTCATCACCTATTACACTTATTTCATTGGTTTGAGCAAAAGCTCTTAATTGTCTCTCTCGACAAAAAATAAGTGGACGAATCACTTCTAGTCCATTTTCAGCTTTATATCTAGGAGGCATAGATCTCAAAGCCCCATTATAAAGAAAATTCATAAAAAATGATTCCATAGCATCATCTAAAT
This portion of the Arcobacter nitrofigilis DSM 7299 genome encodes:
- a CDS encoding flagellin N-terminal helical domain-containing protein; amino-acid sequence: MDVNNLASVSNVAVNNVPKQYVDKARFNGSVNAVDNEDALKVSIHEVYNKKRDELSHSLRNLNEGIAITQISMNSLSKQQDNLKNIGNALVKLDSSGDYENKRFETAEEISNQLNNYNQEAEKAKFNKKLLLDDQYGDEIINVVTQEKDFKITGVNTKEISQTFVNSLQSNTLSSSEDVNTALENLDEALKKSETFTNNFSKMNSEMKQVARGTLNEQINLLKENSKLKDLSFGSDFNNFSKTNITSQLGNLAASQAHIIQEQTSKLLG
- a CDS encoding Ppx/GppA phosphatase family protein, with the translated sequence MRNVISVDLGSNSFRTLLYDGLNHKIIDEYQEVVGMADGLIDTKQISIEAQDRVIEAVKRSIEKLKFNPKDAICVTTAAMRMANNSKEVLKRFKDECGLDFKIINGEEEARLTLLAVKYALKREKKESEHFALIDIGGGSTELIINNGHEYFAKSFDIGIVTLSQKYKNNQNGLLKELDGRKKEISLFIKSLNIDLDKFNFVATAGTPTTIAAVKLGLNFNNYDRNLINGTQLTLNEIEDFLHKFRTLSKEEILDLVGGGRTDFIESGVFIFKLFYTILNKDKSIVFDDGLREGVAIDYALKLAK
- a CDS encoding CDP-alcohol phosphatidyltransferase family protein, whose translation is MGFLFNKYNHFNLANLATFFNIGAGILAIYFITHGQFFGAALFAWVAGAFDIVDGKIARKYNLSTEFGIQLDSYADFLSFVIVPSMFIYFAIIDGKELELNTVLVLFTFVYYIISGLRRLIKFNIDAQEGQVEKYFTGIPTPLGAIMLFVVYLIWLTGILPETVVLISMIVIGYLLNSKIKIPHP
- the trxC gene encoding thioredoxin TrxC; protein product: MEKIKVVCSFCNSVNSIPKKDSYKVANCGKCKESLLNTKPLNLNDSNFDLQIVNSDIPVVVDFWAPWCGPCKMFAPTFEEISAKYPLKAKFAKVNTEVEQNLGSKYQIRSIPTLIIYKAGKEIQRVSGALDSTRLDMLINKYI
- a CDS encoding diguanylate cyclase domain-containing protein encodes the protein MKKRIFDSVSFKLVLLLITIIMMLVTASFIFNSQIENLKKQIDKIYFGNFIPVTNLQNISSSYKDMIICLQNREKLCSIKKSQRIIQSNWNAYFKAYKTIQERKVVDSIDEDIKVSFMDKNSMKYTIMIQKINFLIEYEINNARKQRKEFLNRYENMKKLLFYNIVALVIFSFAIFIYLTYSIIKKDNHLTILNKKYKIESITDSMTMLYNRGYFDTIFDSIPVVSNSNKWQTAFIMFDIDFFKQYNDTYGHDMGDKTLKAVANELKKYFNKEYEYVFRLGGEEFGAILFDVDKEILENCLAAILKLVEFLKIEHKESKANKYVTVSIGAVIYEPGSNVSTNRLYKLADEKLYKSKQNGRNQYTI